AAAAAATGAATGTTAACGCAGCAAATAGTTTGTTGAAGTTTTTGGAAGAACCACAACCGGGACTTTTGGCTATTTTAGAGACAAGCGCTTTGGGACGAATTTTACCGACAATTCAATCGCGTTGTCAACTCATTCATTTTACTTCGTTATCCAAAGAAAATTTCAAAGAACAATTGAAAAATGAGGGTGTTGGCGCAAAAAGTGCAGCATTACTTGCAAGCCTTACCAATAGCTATGAAAAAGCAATTGAATTCTCACAAGATGAATGGTTTAATAGTGCTAAGGATGCTGTTTTAACTTGGCATCGTTATCTTGAAAAAGCAGATTTACAAGCTTTTATTTTTGTTCAAAAGAAGTTGTTGCCTTTGGCTAAAGAAAAGGACCAGCAGTTTACGCTATTACAAATGTTGTTGTTTTATTTTCGTCAGCAACGAGAAAAAACAATTACAAATAGCTTGCAGTTGCAAAAGACTAATGAAATTTTAGAATTAATTTTGCAAGCAGAACAAAAACTAAGAGCAAATGTTGCCTTTCAAAATGTATGTGAACAATTGGTTTTACGAATTGTTCGTCTTTCATAAAAAGAGTTACTATTGTTTGCTATTTTAATTTTATAGTAAAGGAGGGAAAAGAATGGAAGTAGTAGGCGTTCGCTATAAAGAAGCAGGTCATATTTACTATTATCGACCTGCTAAGAATCAGACATATCGTTATGAAGAAAAAGTCATTGTTGAATCCCAGCAAGTGAAACTAATGGCAGAAGTTGTCATTCCAAAAGTGGAAATTGATAGTACCGATTTGCCAGATCAAGTGCTGCCAATTTTACATAGTGCAACGAGTGCGGAGTTGCAGCGGGCGGCTCAAAATGAAGAAGACGCAAAGGCAGCTTTTGTAATTGGTAAAAAGAAGATAAGACACCATGAATTGGCAATGAAACTAGTGTCTGTGGAATATACGTTTGACCGTAGTAAAATGATATTTTATTTTACTGCTGACGGACGGATTGATTTTCGAGAACTGGTAAAAGATTTGGCTAGTGAATTTCGAACTAGAATTGAATTGCGCCAAATTGGCGTTCGTGATGAAGCTAAGTTATTAGGTGGTATTGGCCCTTGTGGTAGAGCGTTATGCTGTACTACTTTTTTAGGAGATTTTATTCCTGTTTCGATTAAAATGGCCAAAGATCAAGGGCTGTCTTTAAATCCAACCAAAATTTCTGGTTTGTGTGGCCGCTTAATGTGTTGTTTAAAATACGAAAATGATGAATACGAAGCGGCGAAACGTGAGTTGCCTGATTATGGCAAAGAAATTGATACGCCAGATGGTAGAGGAAAAGTTATCGGTTTGAATTTATTAAATCGGGTTGTAAAAATCCGTTTATTCCAACGGGAAACACCGGTGGAATATCATTATGATGAACTAAAAGAATTTGAGGCAGAACAGTTAGACAAAGTAAAAACCTCAGCCGATGAAGCAAAAAAAGCAGGTGATGCTAGTGAGCATGGACAAACGTGATATTTATGATGGTTTAAGTAATTTAGAATTAGATTTAGAAAGTTCTTTGCAACAATTAACGGCGATGAAAGCAGCGTTACAAGAAATTGTTGAAAAAAATACGACTTTGGAGTTGGAAAACCAAAAATTACGGGAATATCTACAAGAGTTAAAAGAAGAAAATGCTGCAGAAGAAGTGAAACAAGGCATGTCTAAATCCCGCATGAATTTGGAAAAAATTTATGAAGAAGGTTTTCATATTTGTCGTGAATCCTATGGTGCAAGAAGAGAAAATGATGAACAGTGCGTTTTTTGTTTGGAAGTCTTGTATCGCGAAAGTCAAAACTAAGGGTGAAAGAATTGATTGGGAGGTAGCGTTTGTAACCTTTCTTATCAATTCTTTTTCACTTTATGAAAAGGGGATTGTACATGCAAAAGCAAAGTAGTTTTAAAGGTAACTCGGAAAACGGGACATTATATTTAGTACCAACGCCAATTGGTAATTTACAAGATATGACCTATCGTGGTGTGGAAACATTGAGAACCGTGCAATTGATTGCAAGTGAGGATACGCGAAATACTCAAAAATTATTGAATCACTTTGAAATTAAGACACCACAAAAAAGTTTACATGAACATAACTTTAAAGAACGGGTGCCCGAATTAATTCACTTGTTACAACAAGGAGTTAGTGTAGCTCAAGTGAGTGATGCAGGCATGCCTTCAATTAGCGATCCAGGACATGAATTGGTCGTTGCGTGTATTGCAGCGGCAATTCCTGTAGTAGCGTTACCAGGTCCTACAGCGGGATTAACAGCATTGATTGCTTCTGGCTTAACACCACAACCCAATTATTTTTATGGATTCTTACCGCGCAAAAAAAGTGAACAGCGTAACGTGTTAACTGCTTTGAAAAATGAGACAGCAACGTTAATATTTTATGAGTCACCGTATCGTTTAAAACAGACCATAATGAATTTAGCTGAGGTTTTTGGTAGTCGTCAAGCAGTAGTATGTCGTGAGTTGACGAAAGTACATGAAGAGTATTTGAGAGGAACTTTGGAAGAATTGGCCACGTATTTAACTGAAAATACAGTTAAAGGGGAATGTTGCTTACTTGTAGCGGGCTTTAACAAAAGCGATGATGCCACAAAGGCAGCTATAGAAAGGCCAGCATTAACTTTTAAAGAACAAGTGGAAAGTTTAATTGAAAGTGGTATGAAACCTAATGCAGCAATTAAAGTGGTTGCACAAAATAATCAAGTAAAGAAACAAATCGTTTATAAAGATTATCATGAAATTAATGAGTCAGTAGAATAAATGGAGGGCTAACTGTCAATAGGATAATGAAATAATGAATGATTTTTAGAGCTGCTCTTTGCTTCTTGAAGAGTAGTTTTTTTTACTTTTCTAAGCCGCAACAACCGCATTACTGCTTAGTTGGTTATGCGGTTCAAATACAAAATAAAGAATATTTTATATTTGAAATACAGGAATGATTAGCTTGTTTTGCAATACAGATTGTGATATCTCATCGGTCCATTATCAACACATTTTTCAACACAAGACATACTTTGTGTCAGTTCAGTTTCAACAATTCTGTTATAAAAATTCTGAATTACTCCCATGATACCCTTTTTCAAGATATTTATTACGAATGATTCGTATGACTTTCGCTTATTCTATGTTTTTTATCCTCTCCCTTTTTAACAGGTTGATCTCCTTTTGTTGGTGTTTTACTTGTTCTTCGAGTTGAGGGATTCTAATTTGCGCGTCTTCCTTTAGGGTGCGGCTTTCTTGTTTGTCTCATGTTCACTTCCATCACTTTCTGATTTGAAGGCTTCATGAGAATTATATAGCTTAATCCAGTCTTGAAGTTTTTTGACGACATTTCTTTGGCTATCCAATCCATCTAAATAAATAAGAAAAGCTTCAAGTTTTAATTCCTTTGAGTGGTCCTTATTCTTTCTTGTAGCAATCATGCCATAACTAAGACTTCATCATTTCTTTGTAGCATAACAAAATCTGTTGATGTTTATCTTTTAAGAATAAAATATAAGCATTTAGCGGCAATATACTCTCAAATAGCATGAAGAAAAGTTGCGAACATTTGTTTGTCTTTGTATAATAGAGAAGAATGCGAGGAGAGAATATGGCAGAGTTACAATTTCCTTTAAGAAACGATACGAGTCGTAAAATTATTCATATCGACATGGACGCTTTTTTTGCTTCTGTTGAAGAACGGGACAATCCTGAATTAGCCAAACATCCATTGGTTATTGCTCGCCATCCCAGTGATACAGGGGGAAGAGGCGTCGTAACTACTGCTAATTATGAGGCACGTAAATACGGTATTCATTCTGCTATGAGTGCACAAAAGGCTTATGAATTGTGTCCACACGCTATTTTTGTACCAGGAAATCACGAGAAGTATCGTGCAGTTTCAAAAGAAGTACGCAGTATATTTTTGAAGTATACCGATATTATTGAACCAGTTTCAATTGATGAAGCGTATTTAGATGTTACAAAAAACAAAGTTAGTAGTGTCTCGGCAGTAAAAATTGCACGATTGATTCAACGCGATGTCTGGGAAAATTTGCAACTGACTTGTTCAGCGGGAGTTAGTTATAACAAATTTTTAGCCAAATTAGCCTCTGACTTTATGAAGCCACAAGGAATTACGGTTATTCCACCCCGAGATGCGGTGACTTTTTTAAAGGCCTTACCAATTGAAAAATTTTATGGCGTCGGGAAAAAAACTGTTCCGAAAATGCATGAAATGGGAATCTTTACGGGAGCTGATTTATTTAAAAAAACAGAAATGGAATTAATTCAATCCTTTGGTAAAATGGGGTATTCTTTATATCGGAAAGTACGGGGAATACATGATTCACCTGTTTGTGTAACAAGAGAACGAAAGTCGGTGGGAAAAGAACATACCTATGGCAATCCTCTTGCAACTGAAGAAGCAGTATTATCACAACTTAGACAGTTATCTGAAAATGTAGCCGACTCTTTAAAAAGAGTTGGGAAACACGGTAAAACTATTGTTTTGAAAGTTCGATATACAGGTTATGAAACAGTTACTAAAAGAAAAACATTCCCAACTTATTTAGCCGATAAGCATACTATCTTTTCTCAAGCAAGTTTAATTTGGGAAGAAGTGGGTGGGATTGAAAAGGGCATCCGTCTTTTAGGGGTAACAGTGACAAATTTAGATCCAATAACTTTTGAAAATGTGATTTTGCCTTTGTGGGGAGACGAAGGTTAGTTTAAAAATAGAACGTACGTGCAAAAAAGACGAGGCAAATGTCTATTTGCCTCGTCTTTTTTATCAATTAGTATTTTTAAAGTATTGCTAGATTAAATCTTGCTTTTTTATTTGTTCAAAACTTTCTGTTGCATCGTGACATTTATCCCAAATAACAGCTTTTCCTAATGCTAAAGATTTTTTGACATCAATAATCCGTTGATTGCTGCTACCACGAAATTGAAGATTTAGATTACGTTTAGCCAGTTCAAAACGTCCATCCACTAGAATATCAATTTTATTTAGCAATTCTAATTTATCGTCAGTTTCTTGGAGCAGTTCTTCAAAAGTATACCCAGACCAACTCCAAATATCTTTTTGCGCTCCAAACTCTGTTTTTACCCGATTAACTACCTGTAAGCAGACTTGAGTATTTAAAAAAGGTTCGCCACCTAATAGTGTTAGTCCTTGAACATAATCATGACTCAAGTCTGTAATGATTTGATCTTCTAGTTTTTTGGTAAAAGGAGTACCATAGTTGAAATTTTGGACAGCTTTATTAAAGCATCCTTCACAGGCAAAAAGACAACCACTGACATACAAACTGTTACGAACACCTTCACCGTCAACGAAGTTAAACGCTTTATAATCTGCGATATAATTTTTACTATACATACTAGCTTGCCATTCTTTGGGTTTTGGATTACGCATAAAAATGCCTTCTTTCTAATATTGCATCTTGGCAAGTGTGCCAAGGTTGTTTTTTCATTTTTCTGGCAAGAAAACCCGAGCGTCAGCTAACTGCGTTCGGGCTTTTTTAGCTATTACGAATACAAAGACATCATTTCATGTGTTTCACACGTGAAGAAATTTCTTTATGCCGCCCATGAACCATTGGTCGTGCTTGCGGATTTCCCAAGTATCCACAGGTCCGTTTTACCACATCGCAGGTTTTAGGATCGTGGTTGCCACATTGCGGACATTCAAAGCCACGTTCTGTTGGCGTGAAGTCTCCTTCAAAACCACATTCATAGCAGTGATCAATTGGCGTATTCGTACCTAAATACCCAACTTTATCGTACGAGTAATCCCAAACAGCTTCTAAAGCTTTTGGATTTTGTTGGAGCATTGGATATTCACAATAATGAATAAATCCGCCCGAACAATATTTTGGATAATCTTTTTCAAAATCTAATTTTTCAAAAGGTGTTGGGTTTTTACGGACATCATAATGGAAACTGTTCGTATAGTATTCTTTATCTGTAACATTTTCAATCGTACCAAATTTTTCAGTATCTAAACGGCAAAAACGATCAGTTAAACTTTCACTTGGCGTAGAATAGACACTAAAGTGATAGCCGTATTCGTTACCCCAGTCATCTGCATGAGCTTTTAATGATTTGACAATGTTTAACGTAAAATCTTTGGCAGTTGGATTATTTTCCCAAGTTCCTCCAAAGAAAGTAGCAGCAACTTCATATAATCCAATATAACCTAAAGAAACAGTTGCCCGTTTATTTTTAAATAATTCATTTACTGCATCAGTACGACTTAAACGTTTCCCAAAGGCACCATACATATATAAAATTGGGGCATTGGCAGGAATGGCTTCTTTGCAACGCTCAACGCGATATACTAAAGCATCTTTAACGGTGGCTAATCGTTCTTCTAAAAGAGTCCAAAATTTATCTTGATCACCAGCAGCTTCTAAAGCAATACGAGGTAAGTTTAAAGTAACAACGCCTAAATTCATGCGGCCAACATTTACTTCTTGACCGTTTTCGTCTTGCCAGCCTTGTAGGAAAGAACGGCAGCCCATTGGAACTTTAAAACTTCCGGTTAATTCCACAATTTTATCGTAGTTCAAAATATCTGGATACATACGCTTGGTAGCACATTCTAAAGCCAATTGTTTAATATCGTAATTTGGATCAGTTGGATTAGAATTTATTCCTTTTTTAATTGAAAAAATTAATTTAGGAAAAATAGCAGTTCTTTTTTCGCTGCCTAATCCATTAATGCGAATCTGTAAAATAGCTCGTTGAATTTCTCTTTCAAACCAGCTTGTTCCAAGACCAAAACCAAGAGAAGTAAAAGGTGTTTGTCCATTTGAAGTAAATAGTGTGTTAATTTCATATTCTAAACTTTGCATCGCATCATAAATATCTTTTTTTGTTTTTGCTTTGGCATACTCTTCACGTCGGTCAGGGCTTTCAATCCATTCGTGGGCATCTTGCATATGTTTTTGATAATTTAATTCAGCAAAAGGAGCTAATAATTCATCTGTTCGATCAGCGGAACAACCACCATATTGACTAGAAGCTACATTAGCAATGATTTGTGAAATTTGGGCTGTTGCTGTTTGAATAGACTTTGGTGATTCGACTTCGGCATTTCCAATTTTGAAACCGTCATTTAACATACCCTTAAAATCAATTAAACAACAATTTGTCATTGGTGTATATGGATGATAATCCAAATCGTGGTAATGAATATCGCCTTTTTGATGAGCATTTGCGACATGCTTGGGTAACATTTTTAATCCAATTGATTTACCAACAATACCAGCTGTTAAATCCCGCTGGGTATTAAAAACATTGCTGTCTTTATTAGCATTTTCATTTACAACGCTTTGATCTTTATTGATTAAACGACCAATTGTAAAATTAATATCAGTCGCTTTGCTGCGATCAAAATCGCGGCGGGTACGGTAGTTAATATAAGCCTCAGCGATTTCATATTCACCTTTTTCTAAAAGGATATGTTCGACAATATTTTGGATTTCATAGATTTTGACATCTGTGGTAAAACGTTGCCCAATTTCGGCATCTATTCGTTCGACTATTTCTAATAGGCGTTCATGATCAATCGGTGATAATTCTCCGTGTATTTGCTGTTTTGCTTTAACCAATGCATCGTAAATCTTTTGGTCATCAAAGTCCATTAGGCGACCGTCACGTTTAATGATTTTAATCGTTTGTAGCTGTGGCTGAACCTCACTTGCTACCTGATCACTTTTTAAATCCATCATTTTGCTCACTCCTTTATTTCTTAAACCAAGTCCTTTGCTGTGAATTATTTTACGAAAGGCTAGCTTTAACCAGACATTAACTTGTGTCTGAACTCACATAATATGATAGCTGAAAAGCAAGTCGTATGCAACCTATATATAGTGGTGTCGTTTTGATCTATAACAAAAAAACACTATATATGGTGTATAAAAAATATGTAAAAAAATTGAAAACTGATAACAATAGGCTTTTGGGATTTATAAAAAATTGAATTTTGTATAAAAAAGTATAAGATGAGATAAAAAATTTTGTTTAAATTTTATTCCTGACTTAAGTTAAAAACTGCGCTTTTAAAACAGCTTATGCTACCATGTAAATATAAAAATAGACAAACTCTTTTCGGGCTTGTTATTAGAGGTTATCCAATGAAAAAAATAATTGAAGTAAAACATTTAAGTAAAACATATGGCAATCGCTTTAATCAAATGAAGGTGTTAGATAATCTTTCTTTTAGTGTGGATGAAGGTGAGTTTGTAGGTATTATGGGTCCTAGTGGGGCCGGTAAAACAACGCTTATGAATATTTTAGCATCAATTGCTTTACCTACTTTTGGTAGTGTAACAGTGGATGGCCATGATTTAACAGCGTTAAAAGAAGATCAACTAAGTGATTTTCGCCGTAAAGAACTAGGCTTTATTTTTCAAGAGTTTAATTTATTACCAACGTTAACGGCTAAAGATAATATTATTTTACCTTTAGCAATTGATCACATTAAAGATGATGAGATTGAACTACGTGTGCAACACGCCACAACTTTACTTGGAATAAAAGAAATTATGCAACGTTATCCAGAAGAATTATCAGTAGGTCAACGGCAGCGAGTTGCTGCTGCTAGAGCATTGGTCGTGCGACCAAAAATTATTTTTGCCGATGAACCGACTGGAGCATTGGATTCAAAATCTGCGACAGAATTACTCTATTATTTGAGTGAAATTAATCAAAAAGAAAATAAAACGATTTTAATGGTAACCCATGATCCGTATACAGCGAGTTATTGTAATCGTATTTTATTCATCAAAGATGGTGTTTTTTTTGCTGAAGTTGTTAAACGAGGCTCTAGGCAGGATTTCTTTGAACGGGTAATTGACATGCAGGCAACTTTAGGCGGTGGGGGACGACGCAATGCTTTATAAATTAACGTGGCGTAGCTTTATTAAACAAGCTAGGAACTATGGCGTGTACTTAATTAGTATTACAATGGCCGTTATGATTTATTATTCATTTAATGCCATGACCCATGATCAACCTTTGACCAAAAGAGCCAGTCAAGATATAAAAATTGAAAACATTTTAAATGTAGGCAGTTTTTTTGTCATTATTATGTTGGTCTTTTTTGTTTTAAGTGCCAATCGTTTTTTTATTGCTAGACGCCAACAAGAAGTAGCACTTTATCAACTTTTTGGTCTAAAAAGGCGCCGCATTATTTTTCAATCTTTAGCAGAAATTTTCACTTTGAATTTAGTAGCTTTTTTGTTAGGAATCGGATCTGGTGTCATCTTTTCAAAACTTTTTTCTATGATACTGGTAAAAGCGATGGCACTCGATGTCAATAGCACCCTCTTTTTTTCATGGCAATCTGTTCAAGTGACCGCGGCTGTTTTTATCTTTGTTTTTATTCTAAGTGCTTTTCAAAATATTATCGTTTTATCTAAAAAAAGAGTAGATGGGCTTTTTGCTACTAAACAACAATCGGATTTACAAAAGTTAAAGACAAAACCGTATGAATTAAAATTGGGTTTTTTCAGTGTGATGCTAATTATAGCAGCCTATACAGCGGCTTTTTTTATTCGTCCCTTAATTTTTCGTTTTGTAATGATGACGCAAAGTTTCACGATTTTATTTTGGCTACCAGGAGGAATTTTATTAACATGTATTATTGCCACCTATCTTTTTTATCGTTATGGTATAAAAACTATTTTTTATTTATTAGATAAAAAGAAATCTCACTATCATGGTTTAAATTATTACGAGCGTAGTCGTACAATTGTTTCTATCTTAAAAAATTGGCGTTCTATGGCGTTATTGACTATTTTAACAGCATTGGCACTTGCTTTAATCGGTGGAGCTATTTCACTTGTTAGCATCCAAAGTAAAGTAAGTGAAAACGAAACACCAGTAGATTTTCAAGTTCACAGTAATGAATTGCCGAAGTTAACAAAGATCATTGCAGAAAATGATGGGGAAATTAAAAATGTCCAAAGCCTTCGCTACAAAGTAACGGCAACACAGTTTGCTTTAAAACTTTTTAGCAGCGAAGAAGTGGAACAACTTAACTTGATGAATGTGTTGCGTTATAGCGATTATCAAAAATTTCAAAAAGCACATCCAACACTACCAATCATTGACAACTTGTCAAAAAATAAAGGTGTTTTATTTGATTATGATTACGTGGTGTTTAACGGGGTTAGCGAGTTAAGTCGAAAGTTTACCTT
The genomic region above belongs to Enterococcus saigonensis and contains:
- the dinB gene encoding DNA polymerase IV; protein product: MAELQFPLRNDTSRKIIHIDMDAFFASVEERDNPELAKHPLVIARHPSDTGGRGVVTTANYEARKYGIHSAMSAQKAYELCPHAIFVPGNHEKYRAVSKEVRSIFLKYTDIIEPVSIDEAYLDVTKNKVSSVSAVKIARLIQRDVWENLQLTCSAGVSYNKFLAKLASDFMKPQGITVIPPRDAVTFLKALPIEKFYGVGKKTVPKMHEMGIFTGADLFKKTEMELIQSFGKMGYSLYRKVRGIHDSPVCVTRERKSVGKEHTYGNPLATEEAVLSQLRQLSENVADSLKRVGKHGKTIVLKVRYTGYETVTKRKTFPTYLADKHTIFSQASLIWEEVGGIEKGIRLLGVTVTNLDPITFENVILPLWGDEG
- the nrdG gene encoding anaerobic ribonucleoside-triphosphate reductase activating protein, with the translated sequence MRNPKPKEWQASMYSKNYIADYKAFNFVDGEGVRNSLYVSGCLFACEGCFNKAVQNFNYGTPFTKKLEDQIITDLSHDYVQGLTLLGGEPFLNTQVCLQVVNRVKTEFGAQKDIWSWSGYTFEELLQETDDKLELLNKIDILVDGRFELAKRNLNLQFRGSSNQRIIDVKKSLALGKAVIWDKCHDATESFEQIKKQDLI
- the holB gene encoding DNA polymerase III subunit delta' is translated as MTEREFLLENEPLVFAQMKKSVEHERMAHAYLFEGESGTGKHQMSMWLAKRLFCTNVVDNEPCNTCNNCTRISLNEHPNVQVIKPEGQTIKVDQMRRLQNEFSKKGFESKRQIFIISEAEKMNVNAANSLLKFLEEPQPGLLAILETSALGRILPTIQSRCQLIHFTSLSKENFKEQLKNEGVGAKSAALLASLTNSYEKAIEFSQDEWFNSAKDAVLTWHRYLEKADLQAFIFVQKKLLPLAKEKDQQFTLLQMLLFYFRQQREKTITNSLQLQKTNEILELILQAEQKLRANVAFQNVCEQLVLRIVRLS
- the nrdD gene encoding anaerobic ribonucleoside-triphosphate reductase — its product is MMDLKSDQVASEVQPQLQTIKIIKRDGRLMDFDDQKIYDALVKAKQQIHGELSPIDHERLLEIVERIDAEIGQRFTTDVKIYEIQNIVEHILLEKGEYEIAEAYINYRTRRDFDRSKATDINFTIGRLINKDQSVVNENANKDSNVFNTQRDLTAGIVGKSIGLKMLPKHVANAHQKGDIHYHDLDYHPYTPMTNCCLIDFKGMLNDGFKIGNAEVESPKSIQTATAQISQIIANVASSQYGGCSADRTDELLAPFAELNYQKHMQDAHEWIESPDRREEYAKAKTKKDIYDAMQSLEYEINTLFTSNGQTPFTSLGFGLGTSWFEREIQRAILQIRINGLGSEKRTAIFPKLIFSIKKGINSNPTDPNYDIKQLALECATKRMYPDILNYDKIVELTGSFKVPMGCRSFLQGWQDENGQEVNVGRMNLGVVTLNLPRIALEAAGDQDKFWTLLEERLATVKDALVYRVERCKEAIPANAPILYMYGAFGKRLSRTDAVNELFKNKRATVSLGYIGLYEVAATFFGGTWENNPTAKDFTLNIVKSLKAHADDWGNEYGYHFSVYSTPSESLTDRFCRLDTEKFGTIENVTDKEYYTNSFHYDVRKNPTPFEKLDFEKDYPKYCSGGFIHYCEYPMLQQNPKALEAVWDYSYDKVGYLGTNTPIDHCYECGFEGDFTPTERGFECPQCGNHDPKTCDVVKRTCGYLGNPQARPMVHGRHKEISSRVKHMK
- a CDS encoding ABC transporter ATP-binding protein; the encoded protein is MKKIIEVKHLSKTYGNRFNQMKVLDNLSFSVDEGEFVGIMGPSGAGKTTLMNILASIALPTFGSVTVDGHDLTALKEDQLSDFRRKELGFIFQEFNLLPTLTAKDNIILPLAIDHIKDDEIELRVQHATTLLGIKEIMQRYPEELSVGQRQRVAAARALVVRPKIIFADEPTGALDSKSATELLYYLSEINQKENKTILMVTHDPYTASYCNRILFIKDGVFFAEVVKRGSRQDFFERVIDMQATLGGGGRRNAL
- a CDS encoding DNA replication initiation control protein YabA, whose protein sequence is MDKRDIYDGLSNLELDLESSLQQLTAMKAALQEIVEKNTTLELENQKLREYLQELKEENAAEEVKQGMSKSRMNLEKIYEEGFHICRESYGARRENDEQCVFCLEVLYRESQN
- a CDS encoding PSP1 domain-containing protein, whose protein sequence is MEVVGVRYKEAGHIYYYRPAKNQTYRYEEKVIVESQQVKLMAEVVIPKVEIDSTDLPDQVLPILHSATSAELQRAAQNEEDAKAAFVIGKKKIRHHELAMKLVSVEYTFDRSKMIFYFTADGRIDFRELVKDLASEFRTRIELRQIGVRDEAKLLGGIGPCGRALCCTTFLGDFIPVSIKMAKDQGLSLNPTKISGLCGRLMCCLKYENDEYEAAKRELPDYGKEIDTPDGRGKVIGLNLLNRVVKIRLFQRETPVEYHYDELKEFEAEQLDKVKTSADEAKKAGDASEHGQT
- a CDS encoding FtsX-like permease family protein, encoding MLYKLTWRSFIKQARNYGVYLISITMAVMIYYSFNAMTHDQPLTKRASQDIKIENILNVGSFFVIIMLVFFVLSANRFFIARRQQEVALYQLFGLKRRRIIFQSLAEIFTLNLVAFLLGIGSGVIFSKLFSMILVKAMALDVNSTLFFSWQSVQVTAAVFIFVFILSAFQNIIVLSKKRVDGLFATKQQSDLQKLKTKPYELKLGFFSVMLIIAAYTAAFFIRPLIFRFVMMTQSFTILFWLPGGILLTCIIATYLFYRYGIKTIFYLLDKKKSHYHGLNYYERSRTIVSILKNWRSMALLTILTALALALIGGAISLVSIQSKVSENETPVDFQVHSNELPKLTKIIAENDGEIKNVQSLRYKVTATQFALKLFSSEEVEQLNLMNVLRYSDYQKFQKAHPTLPIIDNLSKNKGVLFDYDYVVFNGVSELSRKFTLPNGLDFTVQHFYSDLLGDSLLRYDTGVLVVPDEQFELIQGVEFTIAMVDVKAKDEERLATIVEKELKSDWGNDIYYDFTYKNKSLKGTISTKELENKTVHDFTGNYSRLNHTSRYPIVRRATREAGIFMYVAIFLGMIASITTAAILMLRQLSEVEEGRRDYLLLQKLGVSRKQMKRNLYYRNAWIFASPVVLITGHAGFAIYTWSQFVTNGSYWLAYLFCGIVAVIYFFAYILTVKFFLHSWEN
- the rsmI gene encoding 16S rRNA (cytidine(1402)-2'-O)-methyltransferase, with translation MQKQSSFKGNSENGTLYLVPTPIGNLQDMTYRGVETLRTVQLIASEDTRNTQKLLNHFEIKTPQKSLHEHNFKERVPELIHLLQQGVSVAQVSDAGMPSISDPGHELVVACIAAAIPVVALPGPTAGLTALIASGLTPQPNYFYGFLPRKKSEQRNVLTALKNETATLIFYESPYRLKQTIMNLAEVFGSRQAVVCRELTKVHEEYLRGTLEELATYLTENTVKGECCLLVAGFNKSDDATKAAIERPALTFKEQVESLIESGMKPNAAIKVVAQNNQVKKQIVYKDYHEINESVE